In Indioceanicola profundi, the genomic stretch CAGATGGCCGTCCAGCCGCGCCGATGCTGCCGCCTCCAGCAACATCATTCGCGCCTCCCACCCAATACGCACCGGTTCCGGTGCCGCCCGTAGACGTCCGTCGAGGCGGCCTACGGAAATCCCGGCCTCGATCGCCACTTCAGCGCTCACGGCGCTCGATTCCTTGCCGCGCTGTAGCCTTCCTTTCGAAGCCGGCGCCGCGAACAGATCCTCATCCGACACAATGGCCAAGTCCGGCGAAGGGCAATCTAGAATCGGATCCTCATCCTCCTCATCCCACCTGCGTTCCGGTAAGATGTCTTCATGGGAAGAGAAGCGGATTCTCATTGTGGTCCATCAGAAAAATATGGCGGAGCGAACGTCTTGGAATCTCACGGGGAGAGAGGCCAATCGTCAAGCGAAATGCAGCTTAGCTGGTGTATGGGCTCTGGCACAAAGTTTAATGCTGGCTGTAAGGCCTGTACGGAGCCCGCAGTCTCAGGCCGCGGCATTGGGCAGGGTAGCGATAAGGACGGCCTGACCAGGCATGTTGTTTGCGGAAATGGATGCGGCTTGGCGGCCGTCCGGCTTCATTGCGGTCGCGGGTATGGGCTACTCGTTATTTGAGCTCACCTTGTACTGCTGATCCGTAACCTGCTCCATCCAGTCGACGACTTCGCCCTCGACATGCTCCTGGATGGCGATATGGGCCATGCTGTTGGTGGCGGTGGCACCATGCCAATGCTTCACCCCGGGCGGAATCCAGACGACGTCTCCGGGCCGGATTTCTTGCCGCTCGCCTTCCCATTGCTGGACCCAGCCCGTCCCCGCGGTCACGATCAGGGTCTGGCCGGCGGGGTGGGCGTGCCAAGCGGTGCGTGCGCCGGGCGCGAAGCTGACATTGGCCCCGGCGGCTCGGGTGTGCTCCGTTGCCTGGAACAACGGGTTCACGATCACGACGCCGGTGAAGCTGGCTGCGGGGCCGCTGGCGGAGGGGCGTGTACCGTTCCGCGTGACCTCGATGCCCTGCGCCAGGGCGGGCGCGCCGGCCAGAAGCGTTCCCGACAATATGGCTGCTGCAAGCGTTTTCATAACCTTCTCCCGATAGGGTCGCGAGTGTGGGGTGGCGCTGAGCGTATCCTCGATCGACCCAGGCCACGAATTCGGAGCGGGGTGTCGGCGGCGGGCCGGACGTTGGCCCCATGGGAAACCAGCCACAGCCGGGACTGCGGCCCATGCTGCCCGCGCCTCATCCCTTCACGGCTGCGCGGGCCGCCAGGTAAGCGACGAGCCCGGAGATGCAGAGGATCATGGCACTGGCCGAGAAAGCCGCTTGGTGGCCGCCCATGTCGTACAGAACGCCGCCGAACGCAGCGCCCGCCGTGATCGCCAACTGGATGGCGGCCACCATGAGCCCTCCGCCGGCCTCGGCGTCGTCGGGCATCGCCTTGGTCAGCCAGGTCCACCATGCGACGGGCGCTGCGGTGCCGATCAGCCCCCAGCCCGCGAGCAGGATGCCCGTCGGAACAGGAAAGGCGC encodes the following:
- a CDS encoding (R)-mandelonitrile lyase produces the protein MKTLAAAILSGTLLAGAPALAQGIEVTRNGTRPSASGPAASFTGVVIVNPLFQATEHTRAAGANVSFAPGARTAWHAHPAGQTLIVTAGTGWVQQWEGERQEIRPGDVVWIPPGVKHWHGATATNSMAHIAIQEHVEGEVVDWMEQVTDQQYKVSSNNE